A genome region from Phocoena sinus isolate mPhoSin1 chromosome 16, mPhoSin1.pri, whole genome shotgun sequence includes the following:
- the ZNF239 gene encoding zinc finger protein 239: MESEEYLSLKVPSQMATQDSVTFCKSEPQDPQESKSLFVTEESTERKISESKSPPIDHCSENLQNKLVSDVKEVVSPSFRGETICQIGQSKESLDPFDCKHKDICGWKSWVISRSHQRAHTEEKPCTHYDCGKIRTTSPGGHPGEKIHTAEKLYRCSQCGRDFSERSELVLHQRDHTEEKPYRCDQCGKGFTRSSSLLIHREVHAEEKPYKCDKCGKGFTRSSSLLIHHSVHTGEKPYKCDKCGKGFTQSSKLHIHQRVHTGEKPYECGECGMSFSQRSNLHIHQRIHTGERPYKCGECGKGFSQSSNLHIHRCSHTGEKPYQCYECGKGFSQSSDLRIHLRVHTGEKPYHCGKCGKGFSQSSKLLIHQRVHTGEKPYECSKCGKGFSQSSNLHIHQRVHRKDPH; the protein is encoded by the coding sequence ATGGAAAGTGAagaatatttgtctttgaaaGTCCCAAGCCAAATGGCCACACAGGACTCAGTGACGTTCTGTAAGAGTGAGCCCCAAGATCCTCAGGAAAGCAAAAGTCTGTTTGTAACTGAAGAAAGCACTGAGAGGAAAATCTCAGAGAGCAAAAGTCCTCCCATCGACCATTGTTCAGAGAACCTTCAAAATAAACTTGTGTCTGATGTAAAAGAAGTGGTCTCGCCCTCATTCAGAGGTGAGACAATATGCCAGATTGGCCAGTCGAAAGAATCCTTGGATCCCTTTGACTGTAAACACAAGGACATTTGTGGTTGGAAGTCATGGGTGATCAGTCGTAGTCATCAGAGAGCTCATACAGAGGAGAAGCCCTGCACCCATTATGACTGTGGGAAAATACGTACCACCAGCCCAGGTGGTCACCCAGGTGAGAAAATCCACACTGCTGAGAAACTATACAGATGTAGTCAGTGTGGTAGGGACTTCAGTGAGCGCTCAGAGCTAGTCCTTCATCAGAGGGACCACACAGAAGAAAAGCCCTACAGATGTGATCAGTGCGGGAAGGGCTTCACGAGAAGCTCAAGTCTCCTTATCCACCGCGAAGTCCATGCAGAAGAGAAGCCTTATAAGTGCGACAAGTGTGGGAAGGGCTTCACGAGGAGTTCAAGTCTGCTCATTCATCACTCAGTCCACACAGGCGAGAAGCCTTACAAATGTGACAAGTGCGGGAAGGGCTTTACTCAGAGCTCCAAACTGCACATCCACCAGCGAGTgcacactggagagaagccctatgaGTGCGGGGAGTGTGGTATGAGCTTCAGTCAGCGCTCCAACCTGCACATCCACCAGCGCATCCATACGGGGGAGAGGCCCTACAAGTGTGGAGAGTGTGGGAAGGGCTTCAGTCAGAGTTCAAACCTTCACATCCACCGATGCTCACACACGGGGGAGAAGCCTTACCAGTGCTATGAGTGTGGGAAGGGCTTCAGCCAGAGCTCAGACCTCCGCATCCACCTCAGAGtccacactggggagaagccCTATCACTGCGGCAAGTGTGGGAAGGGATTCAGCCAGAGCTCCAAactcctcatccaccagagagtccacactggagagaagccctacGAGTGCAGCAAGTGTGGGAAGGGCTTCAGCCAGAGCTCCAACCTCCACATCCACCAGCGGGTCCACAGGAAAGATCCCCATTAA